Proteins from a single region of Anastrepha ludens isolate Willacy chromosome 5, idAnaLude1.1, whole genome shotgun sequence:
- the LOC128864885 gene encoding piggyBac transposable element-derived protein 4-like, translating into MRPKEKGLSDDDIERIVNFDWDASSDDESDDEMDDISAVLEKNLEGIVQRGETVEIDLLENMIAEECEPKSCVADNCFEKVDPKTLKGEKRPFAPLETSWEENTLKVDDVMMPVEYFCTFFNSQVFDLITQQTDLYALQEHGIELKYTVEDIKRYIGILLYMGVLKLPQLKMAWSKDLNLTAITDSMPRGKFEKIKQCLHFNDNTKQSKKGDLNYDKLYKIRPLLDSLKENFGKLPQEEHQSIDEQIIAFKGRSSFKQYNPAKPHKWGLKMFTGAGTSGLVYDFTLYVGEGTCPA; encoded by the exons ATGAGACCGAAAGAGAAAGGATTGTCAGATGACGACATTGAGAGGATTGTTAACTTTGATTGGGATGCCTCTTCTGACGACGAAAGTGATGACGAGATGGATGACATTTCTGCAGTGCTAGAGAAGAATTTGGAAGGGATCGTGCAAAGAGGGGAAACTGTAGAGATTGACCTTCTCGAAAATATGATTGCAGAAGAATGTGAGCCGAAATCTTGTGTGGCTgataattgctttgaaaaagtTGACCCCAAGACACTAAAGGGGGAAAAAAGGCCATTTGCACCTTTGGAGACCAGTTGGgaagaaaatactttgaagGTCGACGATGTGATGATGCCAGTAGAatatttctgcactttttttaatagccaagtttttgatttgatcacacAACAAACAGATTTATATGCGCTGCAAGAACACGGCATTGAGCTCAAATACACTGTTGAAGATATTAAACGCTATATTGGTATTTTGTTGTACATGGGTGTTTTAAAATTGCCTCAACTCAAAATGGCATGGTCAAAAGATTTAAATCTTACCGCTATAACAGATTCAATGCCGCGcggaaagtttgaaaaaataaaacaatgtttACATTTCAACGATAACACTAAACAATCCAAAAAAGGCGATTTGAACTATGACAAGTTGTACAAAATACGTCCTTTACTAGACAGTctcaaagaaaattttggaaagcTACCCCAGGAAGAACATCAAAGCATTGATGAACAAATCATTGCGTTCAAAG GTCGATCGTCATTTAAACAATACAACCCTGCTAAGCCTCATAAGTGGGGTCTGAAAATGTTTACGGGTGCTGGAACCTCTGGATTAGTGTACGACTTTACGTTGTATGTTGGTGAAGGTACCTGTCCTGCTTAA